The Vanessa atalanta chromosome 2, ilVanAtal1.2, whole genome shotgun sequence DNA window aacaataattttgaaGTGTGAATCTATCTGTCAATGCCAAATGGTTTGATAATGTTGCCATTGTATTGTTTCCAGTTCCTACGTTACTGTGATTCGAACTTATTAGGGTTTTGCGTAATCTTAGGACGTGcactatagttatataaatcgaggaaaaaaacaatttatttttgtaaattgttcgtagtgttatttatgtgtttttaattcattataattccttaaataataataataactttatacgtTACAGAAATGGTGACATCATATTTTGTTCTTAAGCTagtcaatattttaatgaacgtAGTGtcaggaatataaataaaagacattattcaaatatcaattcgtatttatttatagcacaccatgcgtttaattaaaaaaattaactctatTTAGTTAATTGTTGCTAGTTACATCGAGGCTGTTTGGAACCACACCTTTGGCTTAtctaagaaaaacaaacaaaattttctaATTGTATTATTGCAGTCaaaactcaaaatcaaaatattgtctTCTTTACGTTCATGTATTATATGTAATCcttttaattactaattgtttatattaaaaatgggaACAGAGATTCAAGGTGATGATTATGATCTGCCGTGTTCAGATGATGAACTTTCAAAAAGTGGGGTCTACATTGGTAAGAATTGGATGCCAGATCCATCGGAATTAGAAGAGCTATACAAAACAATTGAGAAATCAGGTCCATTGAATCTTGAATGGAAATGTCCGGGAAGACGAGCACCTTCGCCGATACCAGTGAGTAAAGAAAACCAACCCGTAGAGCCTTCATCTCCAATACGGGAGGAAAAATCAGACTTCGACTTCATGGACGAAGTGAGCTCTCTTCGCCTTAGAGTTCGAAGAGAAGGGGAAGATACACTTCGAGGATCTGCTAAAAAGAAAACTACATCGTTTGACGGAATTCTATCCAATATGATAAGGCACAAAAGGATAGAACAACAAGAGAAACAGGCAAACACACCTACTAGCACACCATCTAGTAGTGCGAGTTGAGAAATATGTTGTGTTTAAGTAACTAGTAGTATTGGACTGTAAATTTGTAACTATTATTGATAgtgttttataagtaaaaatatatctagtaATTTTGTCACAATAAATATGTTCAAACCACAGATTTTGAGTAGGCTAGATACCACATgttaattagataattttaaaatggagCATGTCATCATATCTCATCTTTGATGAAGTCTCACGAGCCATACTTGAACatcataataaatgattttaaaattaatttggcaTTTGAGCCACAGAATTACTTATTGATGGTAGTTAATAAGTCCATTGACTTAATTAAGTTCCCTAGAAGAATTTTCACAGTTTATAAAAGCATTATTACATAAACTAAAATAGAAGGGAATCAAGTATGTGCATATCACAAAGTTTGGGTATGCTTGGTCAGACGGCTTGTTGTATGTAGCCTACTCTAAATCATTGGTTCTAACATTGTTCATTGTAtagattaaacatatattatattaattgaggTATTGTATAATTAGTTTGTGCTATCTTCATTGTCCAATGGTATGCCTGCATTTATAGCTTAAATCTGAAATGAGGGTAATGAGGAAATTGGCTGATAATTTTTCTATGTAGAGCCTATTCCAAccaaagtaggaataaagataaccaaatcttaaacatatttcatgcaatttgctgttaactcagctatattctacactactaagagtttatgattaatatatctttatttttaatacaacactattactcTAAACTACTTGTAcccaatttaattgtacttccaaaattacattaacagtttTGATGACATTCAAAATGCCATTTAGTTGCAAATCtgtagtgaatatcatagattaataaaGCTCTCGGCTGATGATACAATGTCAATTTGCTGTCCAATGTTATTTGTTTGGCTTTTCTCTTCTTTTGGTTGGAATAGAATTTATATGGATGTTCTTCCtagattaataaatgataaaagagtaaaaaacagaatacaatataaatttgaatattatttacttctacctacttaaattaatatttatttatataatgtcatCAACTTTAAACACTTAATGCTGCTgattttggttttaataaattttcattttcttcaAGTAGTTGGCGACATTCATCCATGTTGTTCAAAATATGTTCTAAAGTCCAATGCTTCCGTAAAAGTGCTAATGGTATATCAAATTTGCCATGTCTGATACACTGCACTCCAGTACAATGAGCCGTTGACTTTAATTGCACTCCTAAATCATGAATTAGTGTCCAAAGATATTTATCATATTCGTTCACAGATTGCACTTCTGAAAATGAGAGAGcttgattgaaaaataaaaaataaaattggctatttatttcacattattaAAACTCAACTATGAATAAGATAAAACAAGTGCACTGTCATTAAGTATATTTACTACTGTAACAAAAGATAGTTACTAATAACAGAAAAATCTTacgagtaatataaaataaataacctgtACTTTTAGAGTACATCAGAATAATAAATAGTCAAATAGTCTAATATGCATTTAGTTTGCTTTTGACACATAGTGCATATgcagttacaataaaaataatttatatattaatatgatgtgAATCAGAAAAAATTACTGACCTAATGTAAAATTAGGTGGAGCAAAATGGATACATTTAATCCCATATACAACAGGTAATTTGTTGCTTGCTGGTCTGATCAGTCCTTGTGACGCCATCTCATATGTAGTCTGGGAGTCTATGTGAAGTCCAGATAAcctgattaaaattataatttttcacaatgataatgtaaaattataattgattaaaattataatttttcacaaTGATAATAAACAGAATGAGGATATTGCAAATTTACCGAAACTCTACTGACCATAGAATTTAATGGGTTCTTTCATTATTCCTACACTTGTTAACTTGATTTTTATACtgaatacaataacaatacaaagAGTTTGTCTTAAATTACTGTGAAATGTACCTTATCTGTTCAAATAGGCACAATATACGTTAATACTtgtgaacaatttttttttgattttgtcttacctatattaaatttaataagattccAACATGAAAACAatactttaacatttattattatttaccaattataaaataaacagaatgTTTTATACTTACTCATACATAGTCTTTTGGTGAGCTGCTTGCATGTTTGCAACAATCCTATCAATCTTTTCCCGAGAGACATGACCATATGTGGATCTCTCCATTGTTCGTCCATTCCAAAAGTAAGTATCTGTTGCTTTTCCAAGCTGACCGTGAACTTTAAAAGCTCTTGTTAGTCTTGCTGTATTTAGAAGGTAAGTAAGCTTGGTTCCATCATTGATACCTAATACTGGAAAcagaattatgtataaatagacattcaaataagtaatttaataagtaatatttatta harbors:
- the LOC125068796 gene encoding PAXIP1-associated glutamate-rich protein 1A — protein: MGTEIQGDDYDLPCSDDELSKSGVYIGKNWMPDPSELEELYKTIEKSGPLNLEWKCPGRRAPSPIPVSKENQPVEPSSPIREEKSDFDFMDEVSSLRLRVRREGEDTLRGSAKKKTTSFDGILSNMIRHKRIEQQEKQANTPTSTPSSSAS
- the LOC125068778 gene encoding mitochondrial mRNA pseudouridine synthase Trub2 encodes the protein MVKIKDAALAYKILNGLICVYKPACVSVRQVQHKILTNLCRDLNDLPDRPQEKRVEIVGATNAPMKVKLLPNFADDPLVCGPRYIQKDFRCSWATHLGLFSSGILLLGINDGTKLTYLLNTARLTRAFKVHGQLGKATDTYFWNGRTMERSTYGHVSREKIDRIVANMQAAHQKTMYELSGLHIDSQTTYEMASQGLIRPASNKLPVVYGIKCIHFAPPNFTLEVQSVNEYDKYLWTLIHDLGVQLKSTAHCTGVQCIRHGKFDIPLALLRKHWTLEHILNNMDECRQLLEENENLLKPKSAALSV